The following proteins come from a genomic window of Henningerozyma blattae CBS 6284 chromosome 4, complete genome:
- the SMP3 gene encoding glycosylphosphatidylinositol-alpha 1,2 mannosyltransferase (similar to Saccharomyces cerevisiae SMP3 (YOR149C); ancestral locus Anc_5.487) has translation MQYKFIIFISIGLIITTQPSYIHPDEHFQSLEILSNLFFNIKGTIPWEFNPLHSARSYVPLLLNYSPFFLLIKSFPILKTPSIILYGSRLINLSIFLLTIFYILNLKKITKYFILTSFVTFTLQSHTFSNSLETIILLWVLNLYSKNIDKSSKSFANSIWIGTLISLGVFNRMTFPAFILLPSIYMLFTYYAYNIFSLIIIVSSFLTTSCLCILIDSKIYGAKKNIFIITPLNNFLYNLYVQNLKLHGLHAWYTHLLINLPQLVGPLIIILPWSIFQILSNIRQKTMQNSSEQKRKYFITLSSLSLIGSLMLLSLFKHQELRFLTPLMPLIIIVILEPFTKSKYNKFLNSNKLCYLKISWILFNFFMSLLLGCFHQTGIIKYISTFQSNNITPQTQDSIGIHIWWKTYSPPTWMYLNQNLIVSTTTIKSDIETIDDINFDILQNHIIDLKGSDINLLNDTLHTYLMNDTLNNATLILPRSVTSKLINLKDNFVFTQIYSTNVHLDLDHIDFDDLSSLYPGLIAYSVRHK, from the coding sequence atGCAATACAAGtttatcatcttcatttcCATTggattaataataacaaccCAACCTTCATATATTCATCCAGATGAACACTTCCAatcattagaaatattatcaaatttattctttaatattaaaggaACCATACCTTGGGAATTTAATCCACTTCATTCAGCAAGAAGTTATGTACCTCTTTTACTCAATTATTCCCCATTTTTCCTTCTGATAAAATCATTCCCAATTTTAAAGACACCTTCTATAATCCTATATGGTTCaagattaataaatctttcGATATTCCTTTTAACaattttctatattttgaatttaaagaaaattacaaaatatttcatccTAACTTCATTTGTTACTTTTACTTTACAATCACAtactttttcaaattctttagaaacaattatattattatgggtattaaatttatattcaaaGAATATTGACAAGAGTTCCAAATCATTTGCAAATTCAATTTGGATTGGTAcattaatttcattggGGGTTTTTAATAGAATGACCTTCCCTGCGTTTATTCTATTACCTTCCATTTATATGCTATTTACTTACTATgcatataatatattctcATTGATCATCATCGTATCTTCCTTTTTAACAACATCCTGTCTTTGCATATTAATTGATTCCAAAATATATGGAGccaaaaagaatattttcattattacaCCATTgaacaattttttatataatttatacgtacaaaatttgaaattacaTGGGTTACATGCTTGGTATACTCATTTACTCATAAATTTACCTCAATTGGTGGGAcctttaattattattttgccATGGTCtatattccaaatattatCCAATATTCGTCAAAAAACTATGCAAAATTCATCAGAGcaaaagagaaaatattttatcacTTTATCTTCTTTATCACTTATTGGTTCATTAATGTTACTTTCATTGTTTAAACATCAAGAATTGAGGTTTTTAACACCATTAATgccattaataattatcgTCATTTTGGAACCCTTTAcgaaatcaaaatataataaatttttgaattctaataaattatgttatctaaaaatttcatggattttattcaattttttcatgtctttattattaggcTGTTTCCACCAAACTggtataataaaatatatatctacTTTTCAATCGAACAACATAACTCCCCAAACTCAAGATTCAATAGGCATTCATATTTGGTGGAAAACTTACTCACCTCCTACATGGAtgtatttaaatcaaaatttaatagtttCTACAACAACCATAAAATCTGATATTGAAacaattgatgatattaattttgatattttacaaaatcatattattgatttaaagGGTTCTGAtataaatcttttgaaCGATACTTTACATACTTACTTAATGAATGATACCCTCAACAATGCCACTTTAATTTTACCCAGGTCTGTTACTAGTAAACTAATAAACTTAAAGGATAACTTTGTTTTCACGCAAATTTATTCAACTAATGTACATCTTGATCTAGATCATATAGATTTTGACGACTTATCTAGTTTGTATCCAGGCCTTATTGCATATTCCGTAAGacataaataa
- the ELG1 gene encoding Elg1p (similar to Saccharomyces cerevisiae ELG1 (YOR144C); ancestral locus Anc_5.481), with protein sequence MDKPVSLKKLLSGKPISKPKIRKVQKQLSKANAISKEEIPIEKGISSHPFLPENISTETNGLTNKNNESYIIDLEESSTEDIIEDPNNVLASSSPLKPSKIEPTILNNSPQKSVHNILMNRHRKRKMDDIKRNIISIDDDPDTYDNSDSIKSPARLLPTANMKKTTLKGLFTNFKKPKGSADSRVSTKESTASLSQSIIRTKLSRKNEISKLKEIPCPWPLVQLVKPLQSNSDVGSAEPIDIKLLKKDTSKYYNSNYNFTKEEYGTLLQNHEVLKPSKESLSFTSPLSKSPHIWTTLFAPTCMDEILLSQSVKENISSWIMKAFQRLKKPTTRRRLTDVNRKEEIDEFANFIVHDDFDDTNTENTQSDEIEDFVPLLILHGEAVGKNTLFKVLMDSLDGKIFEVNSSSNRGKKEILETLSDFATTHHVKAQGSNGIILINDVDVIFKAHDRHFWQAITKLLAISRRPVVLLCRDLEFVPSNLITIANEEESLFFAQPSSIIDLKKYIMRSCRSILLSVKEKEIDFLITQYGNDIRKILLNLQFYSNPGDPLPISNATRDENYLKFLSVKAFSEYSDVVSSSDVIESSTKYSSLISENIDFTLMSFQNRSRNNKNTSQAGPKVSTSIDDQWELDHDFMMDYSLHITDTKHVALKSHELDIAAYLSNFLGICHLLEPSSALIKKRSKLIMDRSIEYISSRQNSPFQMTRFTRSSRISRAILEEFEESSLNTRNNRIESIRLDFLNSSKSVIHSELTSFILEIAKDENFKRKYNTNIIKEAHLQDPTKAEYEITFALIQKNLLKNFYFHSNAQTVIDSWKETL encoded by the coding sequence ATGGATAAGCCtgtttctttaaaaaaattattaagtgGGAAACCTATTTCAAAACCTAAAATACGAAAAGTTCAAAAACAATTGTCTAAAGCTAATGCTATAtccaaagaagaaatacCTATAGAAAAAGGCATCTCATCACACCCATTTTTAcctgaaaatatttctacAGAAACTAATGGCCTTactaataagaataatgaAAGCTATATAATAGATTTGGAAGAGTCTTCAACAgaagatattattgaagatCCCAATAATGTATTAGCTTCTTCATCACCTTTAAAACCTAGCAAAATTGAACCAAcgattttaaataattctccTCAGAAATCTGTCCATAACATATTAATGAACAGACatagaaaaagaaagatgGATGATATAAAACGTAATATAATTAGTATAGACGATGATCCCGATACATATGATAACTCAGACAGTATTAAATCTCCAGCAAGACTATTACCTACTGCTAACATGAAAAAGACAACTTTAAAAGGACTTTTcacaaatttcaaaaaaccCAAAGGCTCAGCAGATTCAAGAGTTAGTACCAAAGAATCAACTGCGTCATTAAGTcaatcaattattagaacTAAGCTTTCCAGAAAAAACGAAATTTCAAAGCTGAAAGAAATCCCTTGCCCATGGCCTTTGGTTCAATTAGTTAAACCACTTCAATCTAATTCTGATGTAGGAAGTGCTGAGCCAATCGATATAAAATTACTGAAAAAAGATAcctcaaaatattataactctaattataattttacaaaGGAGGAATATGGTACTCTTTTGCAGAATCATGAAGTGTTAAAGCCTTCAAAGGAATCATTAAGCTTTACATCACCATTAAGCAAATCACCCCATATTTGGACAACTCTTTTTGCACCAACTTGCATGGATGAGATATTATTGAGTCAGAGcgtaaaagaaaatattagttCGTGGATTATGAAAGCTTTTCAACGTCTGAAGAAACCTACtacaagaagaagattaACTGATGTAAATAGAAAggaagaaattgatgaatttgcAAATTTTATTGTACATGATGATTTTGATGATACTAACACTGAGAACACGCAATCAGACGAAATAGAAGATTTTGTACCATTACTTATCTTACATGGAGAAGCAGTTGGAAAAAACACTCTCTTTAAAGTTCTTATGGACTCCCTTGATGGAAAAATCTTTGAAGTAAACTCTTCTAGCAATAGGGgcaaaaaagaaattttagaaaCTTTGTCAGATTTTGCCACTACGCATCACGTCAAAGCCCAAGGCTCTAATGGTATTATATTGATTAATGATGTAGATGTTATCTTTAAAGCTCATGATCGACATTTTTGGCAAGCCATTACTAAACTATTAGCGATTTCAAGAAGGCCAGTTGTTTTATTATGTAGAGATTTAGAATTCGTTCCTTCTAATTTGATAACTATAGCTAATGAAGAAGAGTCTCTATTTTTTGCACAACCGTCATCGATTATTGACTTAAAGAAATACATCATGAGATCTTGTAGATCTATCCTGTTGTCTGTGAAGGAAAAGGAAATTGACTTTCTAATTACTCAGTATGGAAATGATATaaggaaaatattattaaatcttcAGTTTTATAGTAACCCAGGAGACCCTTTACCAATTTCAAATGCAACACGagatgaaaattatttaaaatttttatcagtTAAAGCTTTTAGCGAATATTCTGATGTAGTATCTTCTTCAGATGTTATTGAATCATCAACAAAGTATAGTTCCTTGATTtcagaaaatattgatttcaCACTAATGAGTTTTCAAAATAGAAGCagaaataacaaaaatacTTCCCAAGCAGGCCCAAAAGTTTCCACGTCAATTGATGATCAATGGGAATTAGATCATGATTTTATGATGGATTACAGTTTACATATTACCGACACAAAACATGTTGCATTGAAATCACATGAACTCGATATTGCTGCATATTTAAGTAATTTTTTAGGAATATGCCATCTATTAGAACCGTCGTCAGCtcttattaaaaaaagatccAAACTTATTATGGACCgatcaattgaatatatttcctCAAGACAAAACTCACCTTTTCAAATGACAAGATTTACAAGAAGTTCAAGGATATCAAGAGCTattttagaagaatttgaagaatcttctttaaatactaGAAATAATAGGATAGAAAGTATTCGGTTAGACTTTTTAAACAGTTCTAAAAGCGTAATACATTCTGAATTAACTTCTTTCATTTTAGAAATAGCCAAGGATGAAAACTTCAAGAGGAAATATAATACTAACATCATTAAAGAAGCACATCTACAAGATCCTACGAAGGCTGAATATGAAATAACCTTTgcattaattcaaaaaaatctattaaagaatttttattttcattcaaaCGCTCAAACTGTTATAGACAGCTGGAAAGAGACACTATAG
- the PNO1 gene encoding Pno1p (similar to Saccharomyces cerevisiae PNO1 (YOR145C); ancestral locus Anc_5.482): MVAPTALKKNITNENTSTTSRIVGINNTENIEEEDDDDVLLGNEEDTEEVTKTEDSEEPEQKAEATGVVLDAEGKPRFGAANKSKQTKVKLESRKVAVPPHRMTPLRNNWPKIYPPLVDHLKLQVRMNLRTKSVELRTHPKHTTDPGALQKGADFIKAFTLGFDLDDSIALLRLDDLYIETFEVKDVKTLTGDHLSRAIGRIAGKDGKTKFAIENATRTRIVLADSKIHILGGFTHIRMARESIVSLILGSPPGKVYGGLRTVASRLKERY, from the coding sequence ATGGTGGCTCCAACTGctttaaagaaaaacatcactaatgaaaatacaTCCACAACTAGTAGGATCGTTGGTATTAATAACACTGAAAATATCGAGGAAGAAGATGACGATGATGTCTTATTAGGTAATGAAGAGGATACAGAAGAAGTTACCAAAACCGAGGATTCTGAAGAACCTGAACAAAAAGCTGAAGCTACTGGGGTTGTATTAGATGCAGAAGGTAAACCAAGATTTGGTGCTGCTAATAAATCCAAACAAACCAAAGTTAAATTAGAAAGCCGAAAAGTAGCAGTTCCACCACATAGAATGACTCcattaagaaataattgGCCCAAGATATACCCCCCTCTCGTAgatcatttgaaattacAAGTCAGAATGAATTTAAGAACAAAAAGTGTGGAATTAAGAACTCATCCAAAACATACCACTGATCCAGGTGCTCTTCAAAAAGGTGctgattttattaaagcTTTCACTTTAGGGTTTGATCTAGATGATTCTATCGCTTTGTTAAGACTAGatgatttatatattgaaaCTTTCGAGGTTAAAGATGTCAAGACCTTAACTGGTGATCATTTATCTAGAGCAATTGGTCGTATTGCTGGTAAAGATGGTAAAACTAAGTTTGCTATTGAAAATGCTACAAGAACAAGAATTGTTTTAGCAGATTCTAAAATTCACATTTTGGGTGGGTTTACACATATAAGAATGGCTAGAGAATCTATAGTAAGTTTAATTTTAGGTTCTCCACCAGGAAAAGTCTACGGTGGTTTACGTACTGTTGCTTCTAGGCTTAAGGAACGTTACTGA
- the SHE9 gene encoding She9p (similar to Saccharomyces cerevisiae SHE9 (YDR393W); ancestral locus Anc_5.485) yields the protein MKLIQNHLLRKDTFGSNRTIYPIHVLLIKRRLLPTQKAYFHQNRIQFSEKKSQFTNNVDKFINDKKWNSLKTKIHQTKTNCNATMLELLKHLRFAKHSIQEANKKLLEQEKEASDKRLTYNTDLQTNDKIENLPSERELHRRTWSRKLEFYLDSLQETIFTATKALNDVTGYSGIQKLRNSIELMESQLESTKQELKATKLQHLTSKHRKDASQKKLNELLQRKSTWSPSDLEIFTKVYKEDANNLKEEERLKVLVNEIEIKQEQLNDDLYRAILTRYHEEQIWSDKIRRTSTWGTFILMGVNILLFTVFQLLLEPWKRRRLTRSFEDKVKVALEQFSKDHVGLVNTPENSEDGEKIIQEDNTLNMTKSVEVLKNPTEKKNTLNDANHIPVINEINEYESSKISIKDIRSLNDLFDVVKYAFFSSMVIINSISARFRNLDLSHLNAQNSLRSLDIYIFSGLSFLIGTVFTSLLRSAS from the coding sequence atgaaattaatCCAGAACCATTTGCTTAGGAAAGATACATTTGGATCCAATCGCACTATTTATCCTATACATGTTTTGCTAATTAAAAGAAGACTACTGCCTACTCAAAAAGCCTATTTTCATCAGAATAGAATTCAATTCAGTGAGAAAAAGTCACAATTTACTAACAACGTTGacaaatttatcaatgaCAAGAAGTGGAATAGTCTGAAGACAAAAATACATCAAACTAAGACTAACTGTAATGCTACTATGttagaattattgaagCATCTGCGATTTGCTAAACATTCGATTCAAGAGGccaataaaaaattgttagAACAGGAAAAAGAGGCCTCGGATAAGCGGTTAACATATAACACCGATTTACAAACTAACGATAAGATTGAGAATCTACCCTCTGAGAGAGAACTTCATAGAAGAACTTGGAGTAGAAAGttagaattttatttagaTTCGTTGCAAGAGACGATATTTACGGCAACAAAGGCTTTAAATGATGTAACAGGTTATTCTGgtattcaaaaattgaGAAATAGCATCGAATTAATGGAATCTCAATTAGAATCCACTAAGCAAGAACTAAAAGCAACTAAATTACAACACTTGACTTCCAAGCACCGTAAAGATGCTTCTCAGAAAAAACTGAACGAATTGTTGCAGAGAAAAAGTACATGGTCACCGAgtgatttagaaatatttaccaAAGTTTATAAGGAAGatgcaaataatttaaaggaGGAAGAAAGATTGAAAGTATTAgttaatgaaattgaaataaagcaagaacaattaaatgatgatttgTACAGGGCTATACTGACAAGGTATCATGAGGAACAAATTTGGTCCGATAAGATTAGGAGAACTTCTACCTGGGGTACATTTATCCTGATGGGAGTCAATATTTTACTGTTTACAGTTTTCCAGCTTCTGTTAGAACCATGGAAAAGGCGTCGTTTAACAAGATCTTTCGAAGATAAGGTTAAAGTTGCTTTGGAACAATTTTCTAAAGATCATGTAGGACTAGTAAATACCCCTGAAAATTCAGAGGATGgggaaaaaataattcaagaGGATAATACTTTAAATATGACGAAAAGTGTAGAAGTTCTGAAAAATCCAactgaaaagaaaaatacattGAATGACGCTAACCATATACCAGTTATCaatgaaataaatgaatatgaGTCTTCTAAAATCTCCATCAAAGACATTCGCTCGCTAAATGACTTATTCGACGTAGTCAAATACGCATTCTTTAGTAGTATGGTGATTATCAATTCTATTTCTGCCCGTTTTAGAAATCTAGATCTATCACACCTTAACGCGCAGAATTCATTGAGATCATTGGACATCTACATATTTTCAGGGCTTTCTTTCTTAATCGGTACTGTATTTACATCTCTCCTAAGATCTGCCAGTTAA
- the SPT3 gene encoding transcriptional regulator SPT3 (similar to Saccharomyces cerevisiae SPT3 (YDR392W); ancestral locus Anc_5.480), whose product MMFVSGETNDPPVETTSLIEDIVKGQVIEVLIQANKTAHARGSKVIQPEDVIFLIRHDKAKVNRLRTYLSWKDLRKNAKDQDANAGVMDGAAGGADEDVKKPENDKDDKDGGNMMKVKKSQIKLPWELQFMFNEQPLETFDDNEDLDEDQREANIATLKRLKTADDRTRNMTKEEYVHWSDCRQASFTFRKSKRFKDWSGINQLTDGKPHDDVIDILGFLTFEIVCSLTEMALNVKKHEQLIQRQKSKSQPTIPDNIMETTTMRTKKRLFDGPDNVVSPLTAKEIHEAWRVLQKVNMKGRVLTNFRGGRLRSKPVLL is encoded by the coding sequence ATGATGTTTGTTTCTGGCGAGACAAATGATCCACCTGTAGAAACAACTTCTTTAATAGAAGATATTGTTAAAGGCCAAGTGATTGAGGTTCTAATACAGGCCAATAAAACTGCACATGCTAGAGGTAGCAAAGTTATACAGCCAGAAGATGTAATTTTTCTGATAAGGCATGATAAAGCAAAAGTTAATAGACTTAGGACGTATCTTTCTTGGAAGGATCTTAGAAAGAATGCTAAAGATCAAGATGCCAATGCGGGTGTAATGGATGGAGCAGCAGGGGGTGCTGATGAAGATGTCAAAAAGccagaaaatgataaagatgatAAGGATGGAGGTAATATGATGAAGGTTAAAAAATCACAAATCAAACTTCCTTGGGAATTACAATTTATGTTTAATGAACAACCCTTGGAAACatttgatgataatgaagatttagaTGAAGATCAGAGGGAAGCAAATATTGCAACATTGAAAAGGTTAAAAACAGCAGATGATCGTACTAGAAATATGACAAAGGAAGAGTATGTTCATTGGTCAGATTGTAGACAAGCAAGTTTCACATTTAGAAAAagtaaaagatttaaagaTTGGTCTGGTATCAATCAACTTACAGATGGTAAGCCTCATGATGATGTAATAGATATCTTAGGTTTTCTtacttttgaaattgtttGTTCTTTAACTGAAATGGCTCTAAATGTTAAAAAGCATGAACAACTCATACAGCGCCAGAAAAGCAAAAGTCAGCCAACCATTCCAGACAATATTATGGAAACTACTACTATGCGAACTAAAAAGAGGCTATTTGATGGTCCTGATAATGTAGTAAGCCCGCTCACAGCTAAAGAAATACATGAGGCTTGGAGAGTATTACAAAAAGTAAACATGAAGGGCAGAGTATTAACAAATTTCCGAGGAGGCAGATTAAGATCTAAGCCAGTCCTACTGTAA
- the NCB2 gene encoding negative cofactor 2 transcription regulator complex subunit NCB2 (similar to Saccharomyces cerevisiae NCB2 (YDR397C); ancestral locus Anc_5.489): protein MPIDSDEVSLPRATVQKIISEVLDPEYTFSKEAREIITKSGIEFLMILSSMASEMADNDCKKTIAPEHVIKALTELEYNQFIPFLQQRLYEYKGTQKVKEKRDDKFKKSGLSEEELLRQQEELFRQSRSRLNNNVVMKKIVVIIIAWIHNKIHSYLFYIFAFFI, encoded by the coding sequence atgcCAATTGACTCAGATGAGGTATCCTTGCCTCGTGCTACCGtgcaaaaaattatctcaGAAGTACTCGACCCAGAGTATACTTTCTCTAAAGAAGCTCGtgaaataataactaaATCTGGTATAGAATTCTTAATGATTCTGTCATCAATGGCTTCTGAAATGGCTGATAATGATTGCAAGAAAACTATTGCTCCAGAACATGTCATTAAGGCCTTGACTGAGTTAGAATATAACCAGTTCATCCCTTTTCTACAACAAAGATTATACGAATATAAAGGTACTCAAAAAGTTAAAGAAAAGAGagatgataaatttaaaaaatcagGTCTTTCAGAAGAGGAATTACTACGACAACAAGAGGAATTATTTAGACAGTCAAGATCAAggttaaataataatgtggtgatgaaaaaaatagtagtgataataatagcGTGGATtcataataaaattcactcatatttattttatatttttgccttctttatttaa
- the RPT3 gene encoding proteasome regulatory particle base subunit RPT3 (similar to Saccharomyces cerevisiae RPT3 (YDR394W); ancestral locus Anc_5.486) yields MEELGISTSNEKLTDLKESSSNQKTFASLLAQLNKSTGNNQNNGTSDIYLKLKRLEKELELIILQEEYIKDEQRHLRRELLRAQEEVKRIQSVPLVIGQFLEPIDENTGIVSSTTGMSYVVRILSTLDRELLKPSMSVALHRHSNALVDILPPDSDSSISILGSGEKPDVTYADVGGLDMQKQEIREAVELPLVQADLYEQIGIDPPSGVLLYGPPGTGKTMLVKAVANSTNAAFIRVNGSEFVHKYLGEGPRMVRDVFRLARENAPSIIFIDEVDSIATKRFDAQTGSDREVQRILIELLTQMDGFDQSTNVKVIMATNRADTLDPALLRPGRLDRKIEFPSLRDRRERRLIFGTIAAKMSLAPEADLDSLIIRNDSLSGATIAAIMQEAGLRAVRKNRYVILQNDLEEAYASQVKSDSDVDKFEFYK; encoded by the coding sequence ATGGAAGAATTGGGAATATCTACAAGTAATGAAAAGTTAAcagatttaaaagaatccTCAAGTAATCAAAAAACATTTGCATCTCTTTTAGcacaattaaataaatctacaggcaataatcaaaataatggaACTTCAGATATTTACTTAAAGTTGAAAAGActagaaaaagaattagaattgatCATTTTACAAGAAGAGtatattaaagatgaacAACGTCATTTAAGACGAGAATTATTAAGAGCACAAGAGGAAGTTAAAAGGATTCAATCTGTTCCTTTAGTCATAGGGCAATTCTTAGAGccaattgatgaaaatacaGGTATTGTTTCAAGTACCACAGGTATGAGTTATGTGGTCAGAATATTATCCACTTTAGATcgtgaattattaaagccTTCAATGTCAGTTGCTTTGCATCGTCATTCAAATGCGCTAGTTGATATTTTACCGCCAGATTCAGACTCCAGTATATCGATTTTAGGCTCTGGCGAAAAACCAGACGTTACTTACGCTGACGTTGGTGGTTTAGACATGCAAAAACAGGAAATTAGAGAAGCAGTAGAATTACCTTTAGTTCAAGCCGATTTATATGAACAAATTGGTATTGATCCTCCAAGTGGTGTTTTATTATATGGTCCTCCAGGTACTGGTAAAACTATGTTAGTTAAAGCTGTTGCAAATAGTACAAATGCAGCTTTTATCAGAGTGAATGGTTCTGAATTTGtacataaatatttggGTGAAGGTCCAAGAATGGTCCGTGATGTCTTTAGGTTGGCAAGAGAAAATGCACCATCgattattttcattgatGAAGTTGATTCTATTGCTACAAAACGTTTTGATGCCCAAACAGGTTCAGATAGAGAAGTTCAACgtattttaattgaattattaactcAAATGGATGGTTTTGATCAATCTACAAATGTTAAAGTCATTATGGCAACAAATAGAGCAGATACCTTAGATCCTGCCTTATTAAGGCCTGGTAGATTAGATAGAAAAATCGAGTTTCCTTCTTTACGTGACAGGCGTGAACGTCGTTTGATTTTTGGTACAATTGCAGCCAAAATGTCATTAGCTCCAGAAGCAGATTTAGATTCTCTAATTATTAGAAACGATTCCTTATCTGGTGCTACTATTGCTGCTATCATGCAAGAAGCAGGTTTGCGTGCAGTAAGGAAAAATAGATATGTTATCCTACAAAATGATTTAGAAGAGGCATATGCTTCCCAAGTCAAGTCAGATAGCGATgttgataaatttgaattttacaaataa
- the SPP2 gene encoding spliceosome ATPase-activating subunit SPP2 (similar to Saccharomyces cerevisiae SPP2 (YOR148C); ancestral locus Anc_5.484) yields MNGVSISLSSSVAKKKVIKKNKKKVTKGKKIGNNIFQDDEVEIERKNDKISLSVLEKHVESEQTDKTEKDELVIKPKDLSNKRIFPINKITKESSHPYGLIEPTCGNKIEKQNSLPQIITYDELLQKELEQLPKETKQEEYDEVPVEEFGAALLRGMGWNGKDDNDTTVNKQFGGVSLSEQLAPKPAFLGIGAKPALSSTAGDGKGTFNHKPKVDSDDSFLPIKKVEKTE; encoded by the coding sequence atgaatGGAGTTTCAATCAGTTTAAGTTCATCCGTAGCCAAGAAAAAAGTAATtaagaagaacaagaagaaagtcacaaaaggaaaaaaaattggtaataatattttccaagatgatgaagttgaaatagaaagaaagaatgataaaataaGTTTAAGTGTTCTTGAAAAACACGTAGAGTCGGAGCAAACTGATAAAACAGAAAAGGATGAATTGGTAATCAAACCCAAGGATCTTTCCAATAAACGTATTTTCcctattaataaaatcacAAAAGAAAGTAGCCATCCGTATGGGTTGATAGAACCAACATGTggtaataaaatagaaaaacaGAATTCTCTGCCTCAGATAATTACTTATGATGAACTTCTTCAAAAAGAATTGGAACAATTACCAAAGGAAACTAAACAGGAAGAATATGATGAAGTTCCAGTTGAAGAATTTGGTGCAGCTTTACTGCGAGGTATGGGCTGGAATGGTAAAGATGACAATGATACTACAGTGAATAAGCAATTCGGGGGAGTATCACTATCAGAACAACTTGCTCCCAAACCTGCGTTTTTAGGTATTGGCGCAAAACCGGCTCTCTCATCAACAGCAGGAGATGGCAAAGGAACATTTAATCATAAACCCAAAGTAGACTCCGATGATTCATTCTTGCCAATTAAAAAGGTTGAGAAAACTGAGTAG